From a single Arthrobacter sp. SLBN-112 genomic region:
- a CDS encoding MFS transporter, protein MVTGAGEAVALVLRLVFGRLADRPGLRWTLAISGYALTAVSVPLLGITDALWIACLLVLAERLGKAVRSPAKDSMLAQAGSALGQGKAFALHEALDQVGALVGPLLVGAALALSGSYGPGFLLLAVPGLGAMLILLWLRRRVPDPAVYEAAGGQPISARPTSGQPGAGQPEAAQPETAQPETAQPETARPTSGPPSMPREFWLYAAFSSLTMFGYATFGLLSFHLVATGLLPPALVPVLYAAAMGVDGVAALVSGWLFDRVGLKVLLVLPVLAAAVPWLGFSNNTALAVAGVLVWGAAMGIQESTMRAGVAGLAPPARRGSAYGMFTACYGLAWLAGSFLIGLLYEFSVPALAVTVTVVQAAALVIFAVVRPHASGRDAGSPSSGNETT, encoded by the coding sequence GTGGTCACGGGCGCGGGTGAGGCGGTGGCGCTGGTCCTGCGCCTGGTGTTCGGCCGGCTGGCTGACCGGCCGGGGCTAAGGTGGACGCTCGCCATCAGCGGGTATGCCCTAACGGCGGTGTCTGTGCCGTTGCTGGGAATCACCGACGCGCTGTGGATCGCCTGCCTGCTGGTCCTGGCCGAGAGGCTGGGCAAGGCGGTCCGGAGCCCGGCAAAGGACAGCATGCTGGCCCAGGCCGGATCTGCACTGGGGCAAGGCAAGGCATTCGCGCTGCACGAAGCACTGGATCAGGTGGGGGCGTTGGTGGGGCCGCTGCTGGTGGGGGCGGCCCTGGCGCTTTCCGGCAGCTACGGGCCGGGGTTCCTGTTGCTCGCTGTTCCGGGGCTCGGCGCCATGCTGATCCTGTTGTGGCTGAGGCGCCGGGTTCCTGATCCTGCTGTCTATGAGGCAGCCGGCGGGCAGCCAATTTCAGCCCGGCCAACCTCCGGACAGCCAGGCGCAGGGCAGCCCGAAGCCGCGCAGCCCGAAACCGCGCAGCCCGAAACAGCGCAGCCCGAAACCGCGCGGCCAACCAGCGGCCCGCCCTCAATGCCGCGCGAGTTCTGGCTGTACGCCGCCTTCAGCAGCCTGACCATGTTCGGCTACGCGACCTTTGGGCTGCTGTCGTTCCACCTGGTGGCTACCGGACTCCTGCCGCCGGCGCTGGTCCCGGTGCTCTATGCCGCGGCCATGGGAGTGGACGGCGTGGCCGCACTGGTTTCCGGCTGGCTCTTTGACCGGGTGGGGCTGAAGGTTCTCCTGGTCCTGCCGGTCCTGGCCGCCGCGGTCCCGTGGCTGGGCTTCAGCAACAACACTGCGCTCGCAGTGGCAGGGGTGCTGGTGTGGGGAGCGGCGATGGGTATCCAGGAAAGCACCATGCGGGCAGGCGTCGCGGGGCTGGCCCCGCCGGCCCGGCGGGGGAGTGCCTATGGGATGTTCACCGCCTGCTACGGCCTTGCCTGGCTGGCCGGGAGTTTCCTCATCGGCCTGCTCTACGAATTCTCAGTTCCTGCCCTGGCGGTGACCGTCACGGTAGTCCAGGCCGCCGCATTGGTGATCTTCGCCGTCGTGCGTCCCCATGCCTCCGGCAGGGACGCTGGATCGCCGTCTTCCGGAAACGAAACTACCTAG